A single region of the Vicia villosa cultivar HV-30 ecotype Madison, WI unplaced genomic scaffold, Vvil1.0 ctg.000978F_1_1, whole genome shotgun sequence genome encodes:
- the LOC131632672 gene encoding uncharacterized protein LOC131632672 — protein MGGKGKEGQRWVTKRSGTNFSGFINDLGMEDVPCKDKKFSWFSSDGRSKSRLDRFLVSSNLVNLWGVVGQQIGDRDISDHCPIWLVVDKMDWDPKPFKFNNSWFQDKGFIGFVEKEWSGMNIYGHGDFVLKEKLRLLKIKLRWWNYNVFGKINLEVEEGVKEINALDNHSSDVEVESGVRRRANRKFWTNLKIRKTC, from the coding sequence ATGGGAGGGAAAGGAAAGGAAGGACAGCGGTGGGTAACCAAGCGGAGTGGGACGAATTTTTCTGGTTTTATTAATGATTTAGGGATGGAGGATGTGCCGTGCAAAGATAAGAAATTTAGTTGGTTCAGTAGTGATGGTAGGTCGAAAAGTCGGCTAGATCGTTTCTTGGTGTCTAGCAATTTGGTTAATTTGTGGGGAGTTGTCGGGCAACAGATTGGAGATAGGGATATATCCGACCATTGCCCCATTTGGTTGGTGGTGGATAAAATGGATTGGGATCCGAAAccttttaaattcaataattctTGGTTTCAAGATAAGGGATTTATTGGTTTTGTGGAGAAGGAATGGAGCGGTATGAACATTTATGGGCATGGTGATtttgtgttgaaagagaagctgAGACTCCTAAAAATTAAACTGAGGTGGTGGAACTATAATGTTTTTGGCAAAATTAACCTGGAGGTGGAGGAAGGTGTCAAGGAGATTAATGCTTTAGACAACCATTCTTCGGATGTGGAGGTGGAGTCGGGAGTTAGAAGGAGGGCGAATAGGAAATTTTGGACTAATCTTAAGATTAGGAAAACATGTTGA